One Actinospica robiniae DSM 44927 genomic region harbors:
- a CDS encoding putative bifunctional diguanylate cyclase/phosphodiesterase, whose translation MARFRMFWTDPTWRPRAYLSLVIGGGGAAIAAALYSLWTGAGAAGRLQLQPAVLWLLIALVVLGEARPVLSRRNTDGASLGLAFASAIYAVDGWQDAVLAQALGMLLAEVGRRHTFDRIAFNVCQQAISYFAGSFLFTLLVDRNGNSAVHANVLGPARVSALIVTGCVIVVVNHSLVWGYVAQVRGLPFSLQLRRDGWRQTRASGAMVCLAPLVVGLTMRHGWLLLCLLPAIYVVHGSTTERWEREWESKHDVLTGLPNGRLLRAEGDKALEVAERTGGRVGVLLLDLDRFKDVNDTLGHLIGDQLLRVVASRLSACVGSQGMLARWSGDEFVVLLPNVRTEQEAFSAAHRIAECFTIPFQLEAYTLDLECSIGVAEYPRDADDFEQLLQRADVAMYQAKRSRSGIAVYEAGRDQNTPDRLALLGDLRRALAGGEIQLHYQPKVAFATGQVVGFEGLVRWNHAGRGPVNPEEFVQLAEQTGLMPTLTTYVVERALAQAAVWWRSGLSVPVAVNVSMRDIHGPNFVAAIQEGLRKHRVPPAALQLEITERVLLQDPERAKATLHRLDALGVNLSLDDFGTGYSSLVLLRSVPVREIKIDKSFVARLVHDQEDAAIVRSTVDLAHSLGLKVVAEGVEDQVTWQRLAELGCDIAQGWLLAKALPAHEATAWLNRRAQAVAHGRPTAALPGPKNRPSLRGAP comes from the coding sequence ATGGCGCGGTTCCGGATGTTCTGGACGGATCCGACCTGGCGTCCGCGCGCCTACCTCAGTCTCGTCATAGGCGGCGGCGGCGCCGCGATCGCCGCCGCGCTCTACTCCCTGTGGACCGGAGCGGGCGCGGCCGGCCGGCTGCAGCTGCAGCCCGCGGTGCTCTGGCTGCTGATCGCGCTGGTCGTCCTGGGCGAGGCCCGGCCGGTCCTGTCCCGCCGCAACACCGACGGCGCCAGCCTCGGCCTCGCCTTCGCCTCGGCCATCTACGCCGTGGACGGCTGGCAGGACGCGGTGCTCGCCCAAGCCCTGGGCATGCTGCTGGCCGAGGTCGGCCGCCGGCACACCTTCGACCGGATCGCGTTCAACGTCTGCCAGCAGGCCATCTCCTACTTCGCCGGCTCGTTCCTGTTCACCCTGCTGGTCGACCGGAACGGCAACAGCGCGGTCCACGCCAACGTGCTCGGGCCGGCCAGGGTCAGCGCCCTGATCGTCACCGGCTGCGTCATCGTCGTCGTCAACCACTCGCTGGTCTGGGGCTACGTGGCGCAGGTGCGCGGCCTGCCGTTCTCGCTGCAGCTGCGCCGGGACGGCTGGCGGCAGACCCGCGCGTCCGGCGCCATGGTCTGCCTGGCCCCGCTCGTGGTGGGGCTGACGATGCGTCACGGCTGGCTGCTGCTGTGCCTGCTGCCCGCCATCTACGTCGTGCACGGCAGCACCACCGAGCGGTGGGAGCGCGAGTGGGAGTCCAAGCACGACGTGCTCACCGGGCTGCCCAACGGCCGGCTGCTGCGCGCCGAGGGGGACAAGGCGCTGGAGGTGGCCGAGCGCACCGGCGGCCGGGTGGGCGTGCTGCTGCTCGACCTCGACCGGTTCAAGGACGTCAACGACACGCTCGGGCACCTGATCGGGGATCAGCTGCTGCGCGTGGTGGCCAGTCGGCTCTCCGCCTGCGTCGGCAGCCAGGGCATGCTGGCCCGGTGGAGCGGCGACGAGTTCGTGGTGCTGCTGCCGAACGTGCGCACCGAGCAGGAGGCCTTCTCCGCCGCGCACCGGATCGCCGAGTGCTTCACGATCCCGTTCCAGCTCGAGGCCTACACGCTCGACCTCGAGTGCTCCATCGGCGTGGCCGAGTATCCCCGGGACGCGGACGACTTCGAACAGCTGCTCCAGCGCGCGGACGTGGCCATGTACCAGGCCAAGCGCTCGCGCTCGGGCATCGCGGTCTACGAGGCGGGCCGGGACCAGAACACCCCGGACCGGCTCGCGCTGCTCGGCGACCTGCGCCGCGCGCTGGCCGGCGGCGAGATCCAGCTGCACTACCAGCCGAAGGTGGCGTTCGCCACCGGCCAGGTCGTCGGCTTCGAGGGCCTGGTGCGGTGGAACCACGCCGGACGCGGCCCGGTCAACCCGGAGGAGTTCGTCCAGCTCGCCGAGCAGACCGGCCTGATGCCGACGCTCACCACGTACGTGGTCGAGCGGGCGCTGGCGCAGGCCGCAGTCTGGTGGCGCTCGGGCCTGTCGGTGCCGGTCGCGGTGAACGTCTCCATGCGCGACATCCACGGCCCCAACTTCGTCGCCGCGATCCAGGAAGGCCTGCGCAAGCACCGCGTGCCGCCGGCCGCGCTGCAGCTCGAGATCACCGAGCGGGTGCTGTTGCAGGACCCTGAGCGCGCGAAGGCCACCCTGCACCGCCTCGACGCGCTCGGGGTGAACCTGTCGCTGGACGACTTCGGCACCGGCTACTCCTCCCTGGTGCTGCTGCGCAGCGTGCCGGTGCGCGAGATCAAGATCGACAAATCCTTCGTGGCCCGGCTGGTGCACGACCAGGAGGACGCCGCGATCGTGCGCTCCACCGTGGACCTCGCCCACTCGCTCGGCCTGAAGGTGGTCGCCGAGGGCGTGGAGGACCAGGTGACCTGGCAGCGCCTGGCCGAACTCGGCTGCGACATCGCCCAGGGCTGGCTGCTGGCCAAGGCGCTGCCCGCGCACGAGGCCACGGCGTGGCTCAACCGCCGGGCCCAGGCCGTCGCGCACGGCCGTCCGACCGCGGCGCTGCCCGGGCCGAAGAACCGGCCTTCGCTGCGCGGCGCCCCCTGA
- a CDS encoding RNA polymerase sigma factor — protein sequence MPQRRDTIERACCGAPTFTAHRRQAAESSDVPDLSPDRLAIVVALQKITPELRQVIVLHHLLDLSVEEICAETGVPSGTVKARLVRGRKALAPHLSEFAQEAGHGPETTQTRGAKAVGRAAGPATSDTSGSSTHETTSKEGTRYV from the coding sequence GTGCCGCAGAGGCGTGACACCATCGAGCGCGCCTGCTGCGGGGCGCCGACGTTCACCGCGCACCGGCGCCAGGCCGCGGAGAGCTCCGACGTACCGGACCTGAGCCCGGACCGGCTGGCGATCGTCGTCGCGCTGCAGAAGATCACACCGGAGCTGCGGCAGGTGATCGTGCTGCACCATCTGCTCGACCTCTCCGTCGAGGAGATCTGCGCGGAGACCGGGGTGCCCTCCGGCACGGTGAAGGCGCGCCTGGTACGCGGTCGCAAGGCGCTGGCCCCTCATCTGAGCGAGTTCGCACAGGAGGCCGGGCATGGCCCCGAGACCACGCAGACCCGCGGCGCCAAGGCCGTCGGCCGGGCCGCCGGCCCGGCGACGTCCGACACATCCGGCAGTTCGACTCACGAAACGACTTCGAAGGAGGGTACGCGCTATGTCTGA
- the gatC gene encoding Asp-tRNA(Asn)/Glu-tRNA(Gln) amidotransferase subunit GatC has translation MSAITREEVAHLARLSRLALSEAELDHFAEQLDAIVGAVARVSELPTEDVPPTSHAQPLTNIFRADVVRPAGTQVLDRAEVLAQAPAAEDDRFRVPRILGED, from the coding sequence ATGTCCGCGATCACCCGCGAGGAGGTGGCCCACCTCGCCCGGCTTTCCCGGCTTGCGCTGAGCGAGGCCGAACTCGACCATTTCGCCGAGCAGCTCGACGCGATCGTCGGCGCCGTGGCGAGGGTGAGCGAGCTGCCGACCGAAGACGTGCCGCCCACCTCGCACGCCCAGCCGCTGACGAACATCTTCCGGGCCGACGTGGTGCGTCCGGCCGGGACCCAGGTGCTCGACCGCGCCGAGGTCCTCGCCCAGGCGCCGGCCGCCGAGGACGACCGCTTCCGGGTTCCGCGCATCCTCGGTGAGGACTGA
- the gatA gene encoding Asp-tRNA(Asn)/Glu-tRNA(Gln) amidotransferase subunit GatA gives MSTDLTRRTAAELAASIASGEVSALEVTQAHLDRIGKVDEKVNAFLHVDTEGALSAARAVDAKRAKGERLGPLAGVPLALKDLFTTRGIPTTCGSKILEGWLPPYDATVTRRLREADVVILGKSNMDEFAMGSSTENSAYGPTRNPWDLERIPGGSGGGSAAALAAFEAPLAIGTDTGGSIRQPGAVTGTVGVKPTYGGVSRFGMVAFSSSLDQGGPCARTVLDAALLHEVIAGHDPLDSTSIDAPVPGVVAAAEAGAREGIKGLRVGVVKQLAGEGYQAGVMQRFEESVALLRELGAEVVEVDCPSFAYALPAYYLIAPSECSSNLARFDAMRYGLRVGDNGEHSAEEVTALTREAGFGAEVKRRIMLGTYALSSGYYDAYYGQAQKVRTLITRDFDAAFGRVDVMVSPTTPTTAFKIGERADDPMAMYLADLCTIPTNLAGNAGMSLPCGLAPEDGLPVGLQILAPAMADDRLYRVGAALEAALLAQWGRPMLDAVPAL, from the coding sequence ATGAGCACTGATCTGACCAGGCGCACCGCCGCCGAACTGGCCGCCTCGATCGCCTCCGGCGAGGTCTCCGCGCTCGAAGTGACGCAGGCTCACCTGGACCGCATCGGCAAGGTGGACGAGAAGGTCAACGCCTTCCTGCACGTGGACACCGAGGGCGCGCTCTCGGCCGCGCGGGCCGTGGACGCCAAGCGGGCCAAGGGCGAGCGGCTCGGCCCGCTGGCCGGCGTGCCGCTCGCGCTCAAGGACCTGTTCACCACCCGCGGCATCCCGACCACCTGCGGCTCGAAGATCCTCGAGGGCTGGCTCCCGCCGTACGACGCGACCGTCACCCGCAGGCTGCGGGAGGCCGACGTGGTCATCCTGGGCAAGTCCAACATGGACGAGTTCGCCATGGGCTCCTCCACCGAGAACTCCGCCTACGGCCCCACCCGCAACCCGTGGGATCTCGAGCGCATCCCCGGCGGCTCCGGCGGCGGCTCCGCGGCCGCGCTGGCCGCCTTCGAGGCGCCGCTCGCGATCGGCACAGACACCGGCGGCTCGATCCGCCAGCCCGGCGCCGTCACCGGCACCGTGGGCGTGAAGCCGACCTACGGCGGCGTCTCCCGCTTCGGCATGGTGGCCTTCTCCTCCTCGCTCGACCAGGGCGGCCCCTGTGCCCGCACCGTGCTCGACGCGGCGCTTCTGCACGAGGTCATCGCCGGGCACGACCCGCTCGACTCCACCTCCATCGACGCCCCGGTTCCCGGGGTGGTCGCGGCCGCCGAGGCGGGCGCGCGCGAGGGGATCAAGGGCCTGCGGGTCGGCGTGGTCAAGCAGCTCGCCGGCGAGGGCTACCAGGCCGGCGTCATGCAGCGCTTCGAGGAGTCGGTGGCGCTGCTGCGCGAGCTCGGCGCCGAGGTCGTCGAGGTGGACTGCCCCTCGTTCGCCTACGCGCTGCCGGCCTACTACCTGATCGCGCCGAGCGAGTGCTCCTCGAACCTGGCCCGCTTCGACGCCATGCGCTACGGACTGCGCGTCGGCGACAACGGCGAGCACAGCGCCGAGGAGGTCACCGCGCTCACCCGCGAGGCCGGCTTCGGCGCCGAGGTCAAGCGCCGGATCATGCTGGGCACCTACGCGCTCTCCTCGGGCTACTACGACGCCTACTACGGCCAGGCGCAGAAGGTGCGCACCCTGATCACCCGGGACTTCGACGCCGCGTTCGGCCGGGTGGACGTCATGGTCTCGCCGACCACCCCGACCACCGCCTTCAAGATCGGCGAGCGCGCCGACGACCCGATGGCGATGTACCTGGCGGACCTGTGCACCATCCCCACCAACCTGGCCGGCAACGCCGGCATGTCGCTGCCCTGCGGCCTCGCGCCGGAGGACGGGCTGCCGGTGGGCCTGCAGATCCTCGCGCCGGCCATGGCCGACGACCGGCTCTACCGCGTGGGCGCCGCGCTGGAGGCCGCGTTGCTGGCACAGTGGGGCCGGCCGATGCTGGACGCCGTCCCGGCGCTGTAG
- the gatB gene encoding Asp-tRNA(Asn)/Glu-tRNA(Gln) amidotransferase subunit GatB yields MTATTEELMDLDEALTRFDPVMGLEVHVELGTNTKMFCSCPTEFGAEPNTQVCPTCLGLPGALPVVNEIGVESAIRIGLALNCEIAEWCRFARKNYFYPDMPKNFQTSQYDEPIAYEGYLDVEVEGQTFRIGIERAHMEEDTGKSTHVGGATGRIHGADYSLVDYNRAGIPLIEIVTKTIEVPGHLAAAVARAYVAELRELIVALGVSEARMERGQMRCDVNLSLKPTGSEKFGTRSETKNVNSLRSVERAARFEIQRHAAVLASGGTIVQETRHFHEDKGTTTSGRVKEEAEDYRYFPEPDLVPIAPAREWVDKLRETLPELPGARRKRLASDWVISDFDMQSVVNAGALDLIEATIAAGADPTSARKWWLGELARTANERTVELAELPITPAHVARIVALVSAGELSDKLARQVIEGVLAGEGDPDAVVAARGLKVVSDDTALLAAIDDAIAANPAVADKIRGGNHAAAGVIIGAVMKATKGQADAAKVKELTLSRLA; encoded by the coding sequence ATGACCGCGACCACCGAGGAGCTGATGGACCTCGACGAGGCGCTCACCCGGTTCGATCCGGTGATGGGCCTCGAGGTGCACGTCGAGCTGGGTACGAACACGAAGATGTTCTGCTCCTGCCCGACCGAGTTCGGTGCCGAGCCCAACACCCAGGTCTGCCCCACCTGCCTGGGCCTGCCCGGCGCGCTGCCGGTGGTCAACGAGATCGGGGTGGAGTCCGCGATCCGGATCGGCCTGGCGCTCAACTGCGAGATCGCCGAGTGGTGCCGGTTCGCCCGGAAGAACTACTTCTACCCGGACATGCCGAAGAACTTCCAGACCTCGCAGTACGACGAGCCGATCGCGTACGAGGGATACCTGGACGTCGAGGTGGAGGGCCAGACCTTCCGCATCGGCATCGAACGGGCGCACATGGAGGAGGACACCGGCAAGTCGACCCACGTGGGCGGCGCGACCGGGCGGATCCACGGCGCCGACTACTCGCTGGTGGACTACAACCGGGCCGGCATCCCGCTGATCGAGATCGTCACCAAGACGATCGAGGTGCCCGGCCACCTCGCCGCCGCGGTGGCCCGCGCGTACGTGGCCGAACTGCGTGAGCTGATCGTCGCGCTCGGCGTCTCGGAGGCGCGGATGGAGCGTGGCCAGATGCGCTGCGACGTGAACCTCTCGCTCAAGCCGACCGGCTCGGAGAAGTTCGGCACCCGGTCCGAGACCAAGAACGTCAACTCCCTGCGGTCGGTGGAGCGGGCCGCCCGCTTCGAGATCCAGCGGCACGCCGCGGTGCTCGCGTCCGGCGGCACGATCGTGCAGGAGACGCGCCACTTCCACGAGGACAAGGGCACGACCACCTCGGGCCGGGTGAAGGAGGAGGCGGAGGACTACCGCTACTTCCCCGAGCCCGACCTGGTCCCGATCGCCCCGGCCCGGGAGTGGGTGGACAAGCTCCGCGAGACCCTGCCGGAGCTGCCGGGCGCCCGCCGCAAGCGGCTCGCCTCCGACTGGGTCATCTCGGACTTCGACATGCAGTCGGTGGTCAACGCCGGCGCCCTCGACCTGATCGAGGCGACCATCGCGGCCGGCGCGGACCCGACCTCGGCCCGCAAGTGGTGGCTGGGCGAGCTGGCCCGCACCGCGAACGAGCGCACGGTGGAGCTGGCCGAGCTGCCCATCACCCCGGCCCATGTGGCCCGGATCGTCGCGCTGGTCTCGGCCGGCGAGCTCAGCGACAAGCTGGCCCGCCAGGTCATCGAGGGCGTGCTGGCCGGCGAGGGCGACCCGGACGCGGTGGTGGCCGCCCGCGGCCTGAAGGTCGTCTCCGACGACACCGCCCTGCTCGCCGCGATCGACGACGCGATCGCCGCCAACCCGGCCGTGGCCGACAAGATCCGTGGCGGCAACCACGCCGCCGCCGGTGTGATCATCGGTGCGGTGATGAAGGCGACCAAGGGCCAGGCCGACGCGGCGAAGGTCAAGGAACTGACGCTCTCCCGCCTCGCCTGA
- a CDS encoding diguanylate cyclase domain-containing protein translates to MPAILPRRPEVPPAARVAAAVGAAVAATAVFVLGAVLHWGGVGDRSSRTVADIMGDFGLAGAAALAAVSSVRRALTLSGALRVSWLLFAGSALVAGFGNAVWGWYELVLRTSPPVPSMADWAFLCFAPFAMAGTLVHHRGVGGPLAWLRLGLDGTLVGGALFTAGWGVALSRVAYSDGHTPTQITFALAYPVFDILLVSLVLCLRHRGKGRGDGASMLMLVCGYSVVVVFDGLWTLPQVRAHYYSGELMDAGWFFGYLLLAIAPWMSVWRAEAGAGVASGWRTRLLAGSRRLVDLAGQLFPYLAGSTCLAVIMSDGLRGRHQVHPVPLITGCAVLAALVARQALTLTENLRLTKQLTLRENHFRSLVQGASEVIMTLTRPGRLGYISPAVSGVLGYEPQHLIGSSLYDLIHLEDRRGVIEAVDRFLAGVAPAVLVECRIRAARVMPLPGAGEGAQSIWRHAESTVTRHCGGLVFTIRDVSDRVALRNQLAYNAYHDALTGLPNRALFGERLAQALHQRSAARRPPAVVFLDLDWFKEVNDAQGHAVGDELLIEAAARLRAAVRVGDTVARFGGDEFAALVQAGDDGTVHEVAERLHAALVRPYLLPAGRFVVGASVGVAFWRPGMSAAQLLREADLAMYEAKGEGKGRLIVREAPVPR, encoded by the coding sequence GTGCCCGCCATCCTGCCCCGCCGCCCGGAAGTGCCGCCCGCGGCCCGGGTGGCGGCCGCGGTGGGCGCCGCCGTGGCCGCCACCGCCGTCTTCGTGCTCGGTGCCGTTCTGCACTGGGGCGGGGTCGGCGACCGTTCCAGCCGCACCGTCGCCGACATCATGGGCGACTTCGGACTGGCCGGCGCGGCCGCGCTGGCCGCGGTCTCCAGTGTTCGCAGGGCCCTGACTCTTTCCGGGGCGCTGCGGGTGTCCTGGCTGCTGTTCGCCGGATCGGCGCTGGTGGCCGGGTTCGGCAACGCGGTGTGGGGCTGGTACGAGCTCGTGCTGCGCACCTCCCCGCCGGTGCCGTCGATGGCCGACTGGGCCTTCCTGTGCTTCGCGCCCTTCGCGATGGCGGGCACGCTGGTGCACCACCGCGGCGTGGGCGGACCGCTGGCCTGGCTGCGGCTCGGGCTCGACGGGACGCTGGTGGGCGGCGCGCTGTTCACCGCCGGGTGGGGGGTGGCGCTGTCCCGGGTCGCCTACAGCGACGGGCATACACCCACGCAGATCACCTTCGCGCTGGCCTATCCGGTGTTCGACATCCTGCTGGTGTCTCTCGTGCTGTGCCTGCGCCACCGCGGCAAGGGGCGCGGCGACGGCGCCTCGATGCTGATGCTGGTGTGCGGATACAGCGTCGTCGTGGTCTTCGACGGCCTGTGGACCCTGCCGCAGGTGCGGGCGCACTACTACTCCGGCGAGCTGATGGACGCCGGCTGGTTCTTCGGATACCTGCTGCTGGCCATCGCGCCGTGGATGTCCGTGTGGCGAGCCGAAGCCGGCGCCGGCGTGGCGTCCGGCTGGCGGACGCGCCTGCTCGCCGGCAGCCGGCGGCTGGTCGACCTCGCCGGCCAGCTCTTCCCTTATCTGGCCGGATCCACCTGCCTGGCCGTGATCATGAGCGACGGGCTGCGCGGGCGCCACCAGGTGCACCCGGTGCCGCTGATCACCGGCTGCGCGGTGCTGGCCGCGCTGGTGGCGCGCCAGGCCCTGACGCTGACCGAGAACCTGCGGCTGACCAAGCAGCTGACCCTGCGCGAGAACCACTTCCGCTCTCTGGTCCAGGGCGCCAGCGAGGTCATCATGACCCTGACGCGCCCGGGCCGGCTCGGCTACATCTCCCCGGCGGTCAGCGGCGTGCTCGGCTACGAGCCGCAGCATCTGATCGGCAGCTCGCTCTACGACCTGATCCACCTCGAGGACCGGAGGGGCGTGATCGAGGCGGTGGACCGCTTCCTGGCCGGGGTGGCGCCGGCCGTGCTGGTCGAGTGCCGGATCCGGGCCGCGCGGGTGATGCCGCTGCCGGGCGCGGGGGAGGGGGCGCAGTCGATCTGGCGGCACGCCGAGTCCACCGTCACCCGGCACTGCGGCGGCCTGGTCTTCACCATCCGGGACGTGAGCGACCGGGTCGCGCTGCGCAACCAGCTGGCCTACAACGCGTACCACGACGCGCTCACCGGGCTGCCCAACCGCGCGCTGTTCGGCGAACGGCTGGCCCAGGCGCTGCATCAGCGTTCGGCGGCGCGCCGGCCGCCGGCCGTGGTCTTCCTGGATCTGGACTGGTTCAAGGAGGTCAACGACGCGCAGGGCCACGCCGTCGGCGACGAGCTGCTGATCGAGGCCGCGGCCCGGCTGCGCGCGGCGGTCCGGGTCGGGGACACGGTCGCCCGGTTCGGCGGGGACGAGTTCGCCGCGCTGGTGCAGGCCGGCGACGACGGCACGGTGCACGAAGTGGCCGAGCGGCTGCACGCGGCGCTGGTGCGGCCCTATCTGCTGCCGGCCGGCCGGTTCGTGGTCGGCGCCTCGGTCGGCGTGGCGTTCTGGCGTCCGGGGATGTCGGCCGCGCAGCTGCTGCGCGAGGCGGATCTGGCGATGTACGAGGCGAAGGGCGAGGGCAAGGGCCGGCTGATCGTCCGTGAGGCGCCGGTGCCGCGGTGA
- a CDS encoding acetolactate synthase large subunit produces the protein MTEQGSSLRAPELTGAQALIRALEELGVDTVFGIPGGTILPAYDPLFDSKQIRHILVRHEQGAGHAATGYAQATGKVGVCMATSGPGATNLVTPIADAYMDSVPMVAITGQVASAQIGTDGFQEADICGITMPITKHNFLVTRPEDIPRAVAEAFHIAGTGRPGPVVVDIPKDVLQATAPFRWPVELNLPGYRPVSKPHGKQIREAARLLGLARRPVLYVGGGVLKARATAELLELAELTGAPVVTTLMARGAFPDSHRQHLGMPGMHGSVAAVTALQKSDLIVALGARFDDRVTGKLVSFAPDAKVVHADIDPAEISKNRTADVPIVGDCREVLTELSAAVRAEAAAGRAGDYAAWWDSLEDWRTRYPLGYETEPGQLAPQYVIERIGKIAGPDAIYTTGVGQHQMWAAQFISYEKPNTFLNSGGAGTMGYGVPAAMGAKAGRPDATVWCIDGDGCFQMTNQELATCALNNIPIKIAVINNGALGMVRQWQTLFYNQRYSNTNLRASAGTGSQIRIPDFVKLAEAYGCVGLRCESPDQVDSVIEKAMAITDAPVVIDFVVHEDAMVWPMVPAGLSNDEILAARDQRPEFDEESE, from the coding sequence ATGACGGAGCAGGGCAGCAGCCTTCGCGCACCCGAGCTGACCGGAGCCCAGGCCCTCATCCGCGCCCTCGAGGAGCTGGGTGTGGACACCGTGTTCGGCATCCCCGGCGGGACGATCCTGCCGGCCTACGACCCGCTGTTCGACTCCAAGCAGATCCGCCACATCCTGGTGCGCCACGAGCAGGGCGCCGGCCACGCCGCGACCGGCTACGCGCAGGCCACCGGCAAGGTCGGGGTGTGCATGGCCACCTCCGGTCCGGGCGCGACCAACCTGGTCACCCCGATCGCCGACGCCTATATGGACTCCGTCCCGATGGTGGCCATCACCGGGCAGGTGGCCAGCGCGCAGATCGGCACCGACGGCTTCCAGGAGGCCGACATCTGCGGCATCACGATGCCGATCACCAAGCACAACTTCCTGGTGACCCGGCCCGAGGACATCCCCCGGGCCGTCGCCGAGGCCTTCCACATCGCCGGCACCGGCCGGCCCGGCCCGGTCGTGGTGGACATCCCCAAGGACGTGCTGCAGGCCACCGCCCCGTTCCGCTGGCCGGTGGAGCTGAACCTGCCCGGCTACCGGCCGGTGTCCAAGCCGCACGGCAAGCAGATCCGCGAGGCGGCCCGGCTGCTCGGGCTGGCCCGGCGCCCGGTGCTCTACGTCGGCGGCGGCGTGCTCAAGGCCCGCGCCACCGCGGAGCTGCTGGAGCTGGCCGAGCTGACCGGCGCGCCCGTCGTCACGACCCTGATGGCCCGCGGCGCCTTCCCGGACAGCCACCGCCAGCACCTGGGCATGCCCGGCATGCACGGCTCGGTGGCCGCGGTCACCGCGCTGCAGAAGTCGGACCTGATCGTCGCGCTCGGCGCCCGCTTCGACGACCGGGTGACCGGCAAGCTGGTCAGCTTCGCCCCGGACGCCAAGGTCGTGCACGCCGACATCGACCCGGCCGAGATCTCCAAGAACCGCACCGCGGACGTCCCGATCGTCGGCGACTGCCGCGAGGTGCTGACCGAGCTGTCCGCCGCCGTGCGCGCCGAGGCCGCGGCCGGCCGCGCCGGGGACTACGCGGCCTGGTGGGACTCGCTCGAGGACTGGCGCACCCGCTACCCGCTGGGCTACGAGACCGAGCCCGGCCAGCTGGCCCCGCAGTACGTGATCGAGCGGATCGGCAAGATCGCCGGCCCGGACGCCATCTACACCACCGGCGTCGGGCAGCACCAGATGTGGGCGGCGCAGTTCATCTCGTACGAGAAGCCCAACACCTTCCTCAACTCCGGCGGCGCGGGCACCATGGGCTACGGCGTGCCGGCCGCGATGGGCGCCAAGGCCGGCCGGCCGGACGCGACGGTGTGGTGCATCGACGGCGACGGCTGCTTCCAGATGACCAACCAGGAACTGGCCACCTGCGCGCTCAACAACATCCCGATCAAGATCGCCGTCATCAACAACGGCGCCCTGGGCATGGTGCGGCAGTGGCAGACGCTGTTCTACAACCAGCGTTACTCCAACACGAACTTGCGCGCAAGCGCGGGGACGGGGTCCCAAATTCGGATCCCGGACTTCGTCAAGCTGGCCGAGGCCTACGGCTGCGTGGGCCTGCGCTGCGAGAGTCCGGACCAGGTCGACTCGGTGATCGAGAAGGCCATGGCCATCACCGACGCGCCGGTGGTGATCGACTTCGTGGTGCACGAGGACGCCATGGTGTGGCCGATGGTGCCCGCCGGGCTGTCCAACGACGAGATCCTGGCCGCGCGCGACCAGCGTCCTGAGTTCGACGAGGAAAGTGAGTGA
- the ilvN gene encoding acetolactate synthase small subunit, producing the protein MTNSAPAQTHTLSVLVENRPGVLARVSALFSRRGFNIESLAVGPTEHSEISRITLVVNVEDHPLEQVTKQLNKLVNVLKIVELEPSACVRRELILVKVRADASERQHVLATLEPFGARVVDMSTDSLVIEATGESAKLEALLRVLEPFGIKELVQSGLLAVGRGSRSITDRSLRAVERAA; encoded by the coding sequence ATGACGAACTCGGCCCCGGCCCAGACGCACACGCTCTCCGTGCTGGTCGAGAACCGCCCGGGCGTGCTGGCCCGGGTCTCCGCGCTCTTCTCCCGGCGCGGATTCAACATCGAGTCGCTCGCGGTCGGACCGACCGAGCACTCGGAGATCTCCCGGATCACCCTGGTCGTGAACGTCGAGGACCACCCCCTCGAACAGGTGACCAAGCAGCTCAACAAGCTGGTGAACGTGCTCAAGATCGTGGAGCTGGAACCCTCGGCCTGCGTCCGGCGCGAACTGATCCTGGTCAAGGTGCGGGCGGATGCCTCCGAGCGCCAGCACGTGCTCGCCACCCTCGAGCCCTTCGGCGCGCGGGTGGTGGACATGTCCACCGACAGCCTCGTGATCGAGGCCACCGGCGAGTCCGCCAAACTGGAGGCGCTGCTGCGCGTGCTCGAGCCCTTCGGCATCAAGGAGCTGGTCCAGTCGGGCCTGCTCGCCGTCGGGCGCGGCTCGCGCTCCATCACCGACCGATCGCTGCGCGCCGTCGAACGCGCCGCATAG